Sequence from the Nitrospirota bacterium genome:
TTTTCGGTCACGTCAACGCCGGGAAGGTTGCAGAAGCAGGCGAAGTCCCCTTCCTGCCCGATTGCAGCCACAACAACATCTGCGTCGACCACAAAGTCGGAGCCGGCAACCTCAACCGGTCTTCGCCGGCCTGTTGCATCAGGCTCTCCCAGTTCAATGGCGAGGCACTCGATCCCCCGCACCTTTTTGTCTTCAGCAAGGATCTTCTTTGGAGCGGTCAGGAAATGAAACTGCACGCCTTCTGCCTCGGCATCAGCCACTTCAACCGCATCCGCAGGCATCTCCTTTTTCGTCCTGCGGTACACGAGATGGGCCTCTTCAAAACCGATCCTCAGGGCAATCCGCACACAGTCTATCGCGACATTGCCGCCGCCGACCACAACGATCTTTCTGCCCCTGGGGACCTCATCGAGAAGTCCGAGGTTGATATTTCGGAGAAAGTAAACACCCGGCACATATCCGTAGTACCCCTTGTCTTCTCCTTCAACGCCCATGCTTTTGTGGCAGTGGCAGCCCATGCCTATAAAGACCGCCCTGAATCCTTCTGCCTGGAGATCGTCAAGCGAAAAGCTTGCACCGAGGGCCTTGCCGTATACAATGGTAACTCCACTGTCTTCAATAGTCCTTATCTCGTCCCGCAGGATTTCACGCGGCAGCCGGTAATCAGGGATTCCGACCGCAGCCATTCCTCCCGGCTCAGTCAGCATCTCGAAGATCGTAACCGGATATCCCAGCCCTGCCAGAAAGTGGGCAGCAGTGAGGCCGGCAGGGCCTGAACCTATTATTGCTATTTTCTGCTTATTTTTCTTCAGGCCTTTTTTACGAAGAGCAGGCTTCTTCAGGCTGCGCCCGTGGTCAGCAGCAAAACGCTTCAGGTGTTTGATCTGGAGGGGTTCGTCGATCAGGCCTCTGCGGCAGTTGAATTCGCATGGCCTTACACATACCCGTCCGAGCACGCCGGGCAGAGGGAGGCGCTCCCTGATAGTGCCAAGAGACGCCTCAAAATTATAAGATTTTATCTCTTCGATATATTTTGGAATATCGAGATGGATGGGGCAGGCCTGTATGCAGGGCGCAGTCTTCAGGGAATGGTACACAAACGCCCCGTCTTCACGCGGCGTTACTTTTTTCTGCTGTTTCAGGGCTTCTTCGTGCTGATCGATCAGGTGGAGAATAACCCTTGGAGAACTGCGGCCGAGTTCGCACATCGAGGTGAGACTCATTGTCTCTGCGATCTCCCGGAGCGTATCGAGATCTGTTTTTGAAGCATTCCCCTTTTTCATGCGGCCCACCACTCCGGTGATTACTCGTGAGCCGACCCTGCAGGGAATGCACTGACCGCAGGAATAGTGTTCGACTGCCTTGCAGTATTCATGGCAGAGTTCCAGAAGATCGATATCGTTATCCATAATCCGGATGCCTGCCCAGCCGATTATTGCCGATACGGTTTCACTGCCGTGCTGAAGTGGCGGCAGGGCCTCATTTTGTGCGTTATTCCAGAACGAAAAAGGTCTTTTCATCTGATATCTGCCGCGGGCGGGAACTGCCCGGTGAGGGCAGTGGCAAAGCGGTTTCTGCTGCAATCAGGACAGACATGACCGATGCTGCGTCTAAGCGGATCATCGACACGGGAAAGCACTGAAAGGATAAACTGTTCTGTGGTGAACGGTCTGTTGCAGAGATCGCAGGAAGCCAGAGGAAGTTTGTTAACGGTCTTGCCGCAGAGAACGATCCTGCGCACCGCCCCTTTGTCTTCAATGCCTATAGCCCCGACAGGGCATACGGCAGCACAGGTGCCGCAGCCGATGCAGCGCTCTTTTGTCATCGCGACCGTCTCGGCCACTTTATGACGGCCGGCTCCGGTAAATCCGAAACTCAGGGCATTGGCCCTGATCGTATCCCTGCAGACCCTGATGCAGAGTCCGCAGAGAATACAGGGATCAGTGCGCCTGAGAGAAAACCGTTTTTTGGTGAGTCCTGCTTCAGCTGACAGGGCAAGAAGCTCTGGCGAGGGCTTGGTTGCCGAAAGCATCAGTTGCAGGATCGTCCTGCGCATAGCCTGAATGCGCGGTGTTGCAGTCTCGACCATAAGTCCGTCAACCGGCATAAGGTTGCAGGACGTGGTTATGGTATGGCTCAGTGACGGGCCCTCGGCCTCAACAATGCAGAGCCTGCAGGAGCCGTAAGGCCCGAGCGCCTTATGATAGCAGAGCGTCGGAATAGCAATGCCAACGGAGCGGGCGGTATCGAGTACCGTCTTCTCCGGTTCGGCAGCAATATCACGTCCATCGATCGTGATCGTGGTCATAACCGTATTGGGGTATTTCAGTAGGGCAGATTTTCGGCGATCTCGCGGGCGAACTTCTCGCGCTTGTCAAGGGACGCCATGTCCGGCGTGATCCACTTGAGGGCTTTTGTGGTACAGCCGGTTACGCAGGCCGGTTCAAGCCCCTCATCCACGCGATGTCTGCAGTAGTCGCACTTGAAGACCCTGCCGGTATCCCGGTTCCACTGCGGCACCCCCCATGGGCAGGCGGTGATGCAGGACTTGCAGCCCACACAGAGCGAGGGCTCGACAAAGACGATCCCGTCTTTTGCGCGCTTCTGCATCGCGCCGGTTGGGCAGGCAGAGACGCACCAGGGGTTTTCGCAATGAAAGCAGGGCATGAAGATAAAGTTCATCCGGGGGACATTTTCGACCACCTTTGGGCCGACCGGGACGATAGCGCAGAACCGGGGGCCGACCGGCACGTCGTTTTCAGTCTTGCAGTGTATTTCGCAGGCGCGGCAGCCGATACAGCGCTTCTGGCTCTGATGTATATAGTAGATGCTCATGGTATTATTGCCTCCTTCTGATATCGATGCCTATGCCGCTGTCTTTTTTACGGCAACAACACATTCGGTGAGCGGACAGTTGCCTCCGACCGCTGTTTTGAGAAGTCCTCTCTGGAGCCGGATGTCACTCACCCCTTTGCCAAAAGATTTTGTTCTGAGCGGCACCGTATCGCCAAATCCATGGAGCATAAAAACCACCTCAGGGTGTATGTGGTCAGTAAGTTTTGCCCCGATCTTTTTGGCATAGCCCTCTACCGAGACCTCGACAGTATCCCCATCACTGATCCCGAGCTTCCGTGCCTCTTCTGTATTCATCCAGAGATGGTTTTCTGAATAGAGTTCATTTAAGATCCCGATGTTTGCGGTAGTCCTGCCCTGGGTATGGACCGCAACCTTGCTGGTGACCAGCCTGAAGCTGCCTTCTGCCGGCTTCGGAGGGCTCTCATATGGGATAAAGGACGGGATATTATGTTTTTCGAGCATCGAAGATATAAGCTCGATCTTGCCTGAGGGTGTATTGAATTTTATGCCGTCTTTCCGGTCATACCATATCTGCTCTTTCGACGGCTCGATGACGCCGGTGGCGTCGAAGCTCTCGATTGTATATCCGGAGCCCTCAAGCTGCCAGGCAACCAGTTCCTCAGGTGAATTATACGGGAAGAACTGCCCCACTCCCATGCGATCGGCAAGGGCCTTGAATATCTCGCCCCTGCCTTTGGTATCGAATCTCGGCTTTACTGCCTGCCTGATCAGCGTCAGATGCGGTGTCAGACCGGAGCCGCTCCTGACATAGACATGGTCTGTGCGCTCCAGGAAGGTACTCTCCGGAAGGATCACATCAGAGAACCAGCCTGTCTCGCTATAGTTGATATCGATCGAGACGAGGAGGTCCAGTTTTGCAAAGGCCTTTTTCATCAAATCAGGGTCAGGCAGCGATGCCAGCGGGTCATGGCGCATCACAATATAGGCCTTGATCGGATAGGGGTCTTCATTTAAAATTGCATGCGGCAGCATCTGGGCAAGACCCCACTGATCGCTCAGGTGCGGGAACTTCGTGCCGACGCCGTCGAAACGCTCTTCCTTGACCTTCGGGATCTGTCCGATCAGGGTCCTGTATTTAAGGCCCACCTCGCCCGGCTTCTTGTTGATATAGATGCCGCCCTTTGTTTCATAGGAACCCATGAGGGCGTTCAGGGTGTAGATGGCCCGCCGCAGATAATAGTCATTGCTGAACCACGAGGTCATCCAGCCGGGATGGAAGATTACCGCAGGCTTTGCTTCGCCGGCCTCGTGCGCGATCCTGATGATCTCTTTGGCAGGTATACCGGTCTCCTTCTCTGCCCACTCGGGGGTGTAGGGGATGGTAAAGCGTTTGATCTCGTCGAAGCCCAGTACCCAGCGGTTCACAAAATCAGGGTCATAGAGATTGTCCTTTATAATCTGATGGATCAGTGCCA
This genomic interval carries:
- a CDS encoding FAD-dependent oxidoreductase — translated: MKRPFSFWNNAQNEALPPLQHGSETVSAIIGWAGIRIMDNDIDLLELCHEYCKAVEHYSCGQCIPCRVGSRVITGVVGRMKKGNASKTDLDTLREIAETMSLTSMCELGRSSPRVILHLIDQHEEALKQQKKVTPREDGAFVYHSLKTAPCIQACPIHLDIPKYIEEIKSYNFEASLGTIRERLPLPGVLGRVCVRPCEFNCRRGLIDEPLQIKHLKRFAADHGRSLKKPALRKKGLKKNKQKIAIIGSGPAGLTAAHFLAGLGYPVTIFEMLTEPGGMAAVGIPDYRLPREILRDEIRTIEDSGVTIVYGKALGASFSLDDLQAEGFRAVFIGMGCHCHKSMGVEGEDKGYYGYVPGVYFLRNINLGLLDEVPRGRKIVVVGGGNVAIDCVRIALRIGFEEAHLVYRRTKKEMPADAVEVADAEAEGVQFHFLTAPKKILAEDKKVRGIECLAIELGEPDATGRRRPVEVAGSDFVVDADVVVAAIGQEGDFACFCNLPGVDVTEKGAIVINENFMTTRDGVFSGGDCVTGPDVVIRACAHGRMSAMKIDHYLEHGEVPVFDEQKDELLLARLRVYDPHEKIDIPGGLKRIPVRHEPPADRRRDFREVDHGYTDTEAVAEASRCLRCYRVLLYACRKSGAL
- a CDS encoding (2Fe-2S)-binding protein, yielding MTTITIDGRDIAAEPEKTVLDTARSVGIAIPTLCYHKALGPYGSCRLCIVEAEGPSLSHTITTSCNLMPVDGLMVETATPRIQAMRRTILQLMLSATKPSPELLALSAEAGLTKKRFSLRRTDPCILCGLCIRVCRDTIRANALSFGFTGAGRHKVAETVAMTKERCIGCGTCAAVCPVGAIGIEDKGAVRRIVLCGKTVNKLPLASCDLCNRPFTTEQFILSVLSRVDDPLRRSIGHVCPDCSRNRFATALTGQFPPAADIR
- a CDS encoding 4Fe-4S dicluster domain-containing protein encodes the protein MSIYYIHQSQKRCIGCRACEIHCKTENDVPVGPRFCAIVPVGPKVVENVPRMNFIFMPCFHCENPWCVSACPTGAMQKRAKDGIVFVEPSLCVGCKSCITACPWGVPQWNRDTGRVFKCDYCRHRVDEGLEPACVTGCTTKALKWITPDMASLDKREKFAREIAENLPY
- a CDS encoding molybdopterin-dependent oxidoreductase translates to MKKFVYTTCEMCTGRCPLMVEVLDGEVKHIWGNPHVQGGQQCCPRGAAAKALLSDNERPQHPLIRDGERGSGKWRQASWDEAYDYIADRLKTAKEKYGAKSILLSDRGGPMTEFERTFLAAIGSPNYFNHHATCSNSVHNAHMSIAGHARNSVDYDYENCKYMVLFGRNIYESIKTTEAKTVMDMQEAGGKMVCVDVRWNYTAAKSDKFFIIRPGTDYALTLALIHQIIKDNLYDPDFVNRWVLGFDEIKRFTIPYTPEWAEKETGIPAKEIIRIAHEAGEAKPAVIFHPGWMTSWFSNDYYLRRAIYTLNALMGSYETKGGIYINKKPGEVGLKYRTLIGQIPKVKEERFDGVGTKFPHLSDQWGLAQMLPHAILNEDPYPIKAYIVMRHDPLASLPDPDLMKKAFAKLDLLVSIDINYSETGWFSDVILPESTFLERTDHVYVRSGSGLTPHLTLIRQAVKPRFDTKGRGEIFKALADRMGVGQFFPYNSPEELVAWQLEGSGYTIESFDATGVIEPSKEQIWYDRKDGIKFNTPSGKIELISSMLEKHNIPSFIPYESPPKPAEGSFRLVTSKVAVHTQGRTTANIGILNELYSENHLWMNTEEARKLGISDGDTVEVSVEGYAKKIGAKLTDHIHPEVVFMLHGFGDTVPLRTKSFGKGVSDIRLQRGLLKTAVGGNCPLTECVVAVKKTAA